In Setaria italica strain Yugu1 chromosome I, Setaria_italica_v2.0, whole genome shotgun sequence, the genomic window CGTGAGCGGAGAAGAGGACACCTCAGTTGACGCGGATCATGATCCATGGGAGGCAGCGACACGGCGCTGACCCTGTGGAGTAGCAGGGTCCGTGACCGTGGGCGAGCACCACACCACCTTGGAGGCGTGATGGGTTCACAGGCCGCCAGTGCTCGCCGCCTTTACGTGCACGAGCCCTGATCTGGCAGGCGATCCCCAAGCGTTAACCCGGCGCCGCCAAAGCGGGTGACCCTCATTTATGCTGCTCCCTCCCTACACCAATACCGATCGATCACGCATTTCCACCGGGCTTCCGGCGAGACGAGCGCAGGTACGGACATGCATCATCGGGGCTCCGGGCTCTGGGGACCGCCGCGGCGCGGCCTCACCTCAATGGCTGATACCAACTCTGAGCTTGCTCCTGCTCGTGATTCGCGAAAGCTGCGTGgggtttttttttataaggagAAAGAAAAGCCCTCCGACATCTCACCTGAAGAGAATGCGTCTCCGTGCTCAACTTTTGGTAAAACTCGATTGTCTCCGGCTTAACCACCTGCAGCTGCAAGTGAACAGAAGCTGAACTTCACGTCGGCACACAGCGTGAACCGGTAGTTGTCTTTGTCAACAACCAGTGATCGAACACAAGCGATGAAGTGAAAGATACACGACTGTGATGGATGAATCGCACATTCACAGTCGAACCTGCTGGTGGACCTTCGCATTCCAGATTTCACTTGCACACAGTAGCTAGCTCCCGGTGACACAACCTCAGGCAGTACAGTAGCACAGTACTTGTACCATCGTAGTTCGTACCGAACCAACTAGTCAACTAGAGTGACCAACAGTGAGTAGCACACCGAGTACAGCGTCACCCTGTGTCAGCGTCAGCCGTGACCCAGACTGCCCGGGCCAGACACGGCGACACGCCCCGTGCGGCCATCGTCCGTGCCCGACGCCCTCTcccatctgccgccgccgcacgtatacccgcgcgccgcgcgcccgctTCAGGTTTCACCCCATCCCCCACCACACGCGCCCCTGCCAGCCCGGTCGGCCGGTCGGTGCCGCCGTGCCGGTGCGGCCTCTCCTCGCGCACgtcctcccctcccttcccctctcGACCGCGCCAGACCGCCAGTGCATTCACGCAGACGCCGGCCGCCCGGCAGTGCAGGCGTCCCCAGCGCCCGCGGCTAGCTAGCCACtgcccccgccccgccgcttTGCCAAAAGCTAGCGCtcgggccgcgccgcgcgcatGCACCAGTGCACCACCCCGGTTGCCCGCCAACCTCTTAAAGCGTCTCGGCACTTCGGCTCCGGCTCGGCCACTAGGAGAAGCCCATCAAATActcgcgccgcgcgcgcgcccatTATTGCCATCACGCGCCGCGCGcacgcacacacgcacacaGGGGAGCTGTGCTCAAGAGCTAGCGAGCTTATCCATCGCACCATCATGGCGAGAGCCTTCCGCGCGGcctccccgctgccgctcccgagctcgaggggcgccgccgccgccgtgacgagcggcggcgggagggggaaCTTCCCGTGGCTGACCAAGAAGAGCTCGAGCAATAAGCCGGCGCCGCAGCGCGGCGGCCCGAGCGACGGACAGGAGAGCAAGGGCGAGGAGCCCGCCGACGGGTCCTCCGCCGAGCAGTCGCCGTCGAGGAAGCGCGCGGACGCGCTGGCGCGGCTACGGGCGGCGTTCCTGGCGGCGATCacgcaccggcgccggcgccggcagctgGGCTCCTGCGTCACGGGCACCATCttcgggcggcgccgcgggcgcGTGCACGTGGCGCTGCAGACGGACCCGCGCTCCGCGCCCGTGCTGCTCGTCGAGATGGCCGCCTACTCCACCGGCGCGCTCGTCAGGGAGATGTCCTCCGGCCTCGTGCGCCTCGCGCTCGAGTGCGAGAAgacgccgctcgccgccggtaCGTGCACCGAGCCACACTGAGTCACTGACACTTCAACACGCCCCGCGCCAAGGCCAAATGGTTGACTTCATTTCTGCACCGAAATGATGTGCAGGGGAGAAGCGGCGGGGGTTGCTCGAGGAGCCGACGTGGCGCGCCTACTGCAACGGGCGCAAGTGCGGGTTCGCGGTGCGCCGGGAGTGCGGCGCGGACGAGTGGCGGGTGCTGGGCGCGGTGGAGCCCGTCTCCGTGGGCGCCGGCGTGCTCCCGGACGAcgtctccggcgccgccgccggcgccgctgagGGCGACCTGATGTACATGCGCGCCAGGTTCGAGCGGGTGGTGGGTTCCAGGGACTCGGAGGCGTTCTACATGATGAACcccgacggcagcggcggccccgAGCTCAGCATCTACCTGCTACGGGTCTGATCGCCGTCGACGTCCGGTCGCCGCCTGAGAAGACAACGCTTCAGCTTGCATTTCCACTCTGTAtgtaatcatgcatgcatgcataatcTGGTTGGGCTTTGTGTAGTTGTGTCCCATGTAATCTGGAGGTCTTGGAAAATGGTGTATGTACAATGCTACAACTGATCACTTACATGGTTAATTACTTTGAGTGATTAGTTTTTGGTGTGAGGTGGTGTGGTTACTTCTAGATAGCTAGGTTGGAGATCATTTTTCTCTTTGGTTATTATGTGATCAAACGGCTTGGAAAACTTGGGAATAATTAATATCAGTGCCTCTGTTGCATGATAAGATGCTATCGAGAACGTGGATGTGCAGTGTGGGTTCTTTGATCCGTTAATTGTTCAACAGAAATATACCGGCAACTGCTGTATGCCATAAGTGTGATATGATGCGAGTGATTGCTTAAATTTTGTTGCATCTATTCCTCCAAAAAAGAGGTATGTATTGAAACTGACATCTTATAGTACTGTTATGGAGTACGTCAACAAGTTGCACCGGTTGAGTCAGATTCAACTCCTTATCATATCTCATCAGCCAGCACTGTAAGACATAAGAAActctgaacttttttttttgaaagattcctTTTCCCTCTCGTTTTCTctccatttattttctttttaaccAAGGTTAATAATAAATCTTTACTATTGCTCCTGTATTATAACACTGACAAAATCACACCGGATATATCCGTTCCTTTTGCTCTTCGCCTTCGCCTCGTGTGGGTGCAGTACAGAAGAGGATTATTGTTTCTTTCTTCTGAAGAAGAACGACTCGTGGTAAATTATTGAAATTTTGGTGTACCAAACCTGATGCATGGGGCCTTTAATTAGTACAGCTTCCTATTCCTGAATCATGATTGATGTATAAGATTATAAGTATATTCCATTCCTTTGTCCTTGTTAATTTACACTACAGGTACTCCTTTATCATCATCAAACTGCACTAAGTAGCTGCAATGATGATCAGAACGGCTAAACCTGGCACGACTGAAACGAGAATTACACAATGATATCTGAAACTGAAAGGAATTTGGCAGGCCGCAAAGCCCTGTACTACCAACTGAAGTGCAATATTTTACAACTATTCAAGAACATGGGTCCTCTTGCTCTACCTTAATCAAAAGACAAAAGGACTATTTCAGGCCGTGGAGCCTAAACGAGTTTTTTAATCCAAAAGGATAGGCGCAACTGAAAGTGTCCTTTACATTTTACAAATCCCGAGTAATTCTGCCAATTATTCCTCATCATTAGGGCTTAACAATGGAACCACCCTTTTCCTCccgcttttcttcttcttttcatcCATGCCATTGCCGGCTTTACGCTGCGTTTCGCCGGCCGGGGcaaaaaagaaggaagaagggacCAGGTGGGCCAGGTGAGTGCGTGGCGATTGGCATGGCCCAAGGAATGTCATGAGGACTGCCCAGGTTGTTGGGCCACGGAGAGACCAGTTGGATCTTTAAACTGCTAGCCCTAAAAGAAAGGCCCTACGCcctggaaaaagaaagaaaggggaagCTTTAAAGCCCAAGCGATAATCGTTACTTAAATGAGCCGCCAACGGCCGAGATATTCCCGCGCACGCATCATTGCGTCGCAGCGCGTAAAGCTGTCGCTCGCACGCTTGCTCCGTTTTTGCCCGGCGGcgtgggccccacctgtcataTCTTGTTGCACCCCGCCGAAATGGAAGT contains:
- the LOC101766682 gene encoding uncharacterized protein LOC101766682, with the translated sequence MHQCTTPVARQPLKASRHFGSGSATRRSPSNTRAARAPIIAITRRAHAHTHTGELCSRASELIHRTIMARAFRAASPLPLPSSRGAAAAVTSGGGRGNFPWLTKKSSSNKPAPQRGGPSDGQESKGEEPADGSSAEQSPSRKRADALARLRAAFLAAITHRRRRRQLGSCVTGTIFGRRRGRVHVALQTDPRSAPVLLVEMAAYSTGALVREMSSGLVRLALECEKTPLAAGEKRRGLLEEPTWRAYCNGRKCGFAVRRECGADEWRVLGAVEPVSVGAGVLPDDVSGAAAGAAEGDLMYMRARFERVVGSRDSEAFYMMNPDGSGGPELSIYLLRV